From the genome of Trichomycterus rosablanca isolate fTriRos1 chromosome 18, fTriRos1.hap1, whole genome shotgun sequence:
tgtgacagtgaactgtctaagcaattgaaagttaagggccttgctcaagggcccaacagtgggactTGAATCATCGACCTTTCGAAtactagtctggtaccttaaccactaggctacaactgcccccttatataaatatacatgttcagtacaattaaattacaTGGGGGTCATAGTgtagggtcagtcattgtacggcacccctggagctgagagggttaagggcctcgctcaggagtccaacagttGCTGCAGAGCAGAGCCCAGATTGACGACCCAAACTAAGCTTCCTGTATTTATTGTACAGAATGAATGTATACACTGTTATTGATGTAAGGCTGAAACACAAAAAGGTGATTAagagggcgtccacatacttttggccatgtgctTCATGTCAGATTCTTTCCCCTGATCACAGAGACGATGGGAACATGAACCAATTTGGACACGACACACGGCCTTACAAAAACACGCTCGGTTTAGGACACACAGGTCATCACCCATCACACACCATCGCCCCATGCCTGACCCCCCAACCCCCTCCCCTCGCCCCCCCTCCCAAAAATAATGtcaatattaacattaataacagAAAGGAAACGATGAGGTGAAGCGCTGAGGAGCTCCTGTAGAGAGGAGATACGGTCCCAGATTCTACCGGGTTAAAATTCCATCACtgaaataacacaaacacaccagcatCTAATTATGACCCTGACATGtgggggcacacacacacacacacacacacacacacacacacacacacacacgcacacacacacacacacacacacacacactgtgatcTTAAGATAGCAGGCCTTCACCTAGCATCTGTCCTTTACAATAGccaagcatgtgtgtgtgtgtgtgtgtggggggggtttAGATGTTGGTATGGGTGGTATTGGGGGGTATttggaggggtgtgtgtgttctctaTAAGGAAACAATGCCCTGTTGTTCCTCCTCTTTCATCTAAACATAGACCCGGCGGAGGAAGTGAGCGGTATATAAAGAGGAGCAGAGATCTCAGAGCGTCACATCATCACCTCTGCCAGCAGCACCGGGAGGAACCACCAGCGCACCAGGACATCATGGTGGGTACAAGACTCTCTCACTGCCACGGGGATCATTAGAACTAACTCGCCAACATGCAGAGGAGCTCGTGCCGGTTCAGGGTGGCATCAATCTGGGGAATGAAAATTGATTtgggtttattatttatttattgttcacAGATCATGGTGTATGGATGTAGATTTTGGTTTGGTTGGAAtacatgttgatgtttttattacCTATAACAGTACCCAAGAGCTTCTGCACCATGTTATGGTGGTTATGTTGGTGGTTAGGGTGGTTTTGGTGGTTATGGTGGTGGTTATGCCCCTTGGCGTGGGCAGGAAACAGACTGTGTATTTGCAGTCATTCATTTCATACATTTATTGAGAATATGATtcagtaaattattatttttttactttatgtgACAGTAATTATGTGACAGACATTCCTAGAATGGGCATGTTACCACCGTGGGCTCTCATCCATGGTGCCCATGCCAGGGTCCTTTTCAGGAAGGAATGTTGGGGGTGGTACTAATATAGGAATTtagattttattaatgtatatgAATTTTTATTAGTATAAATTGTATGAAATCTCCTCCTGCATTCCTGCATTAGTGCCACCACTGTTGGCATGACCACCACAGGTAATCCTGGTGTGGAAACTGCTGCtgcactcaggggcccaacaggggtTTAAACTCACAGCCTAGTGATTGTTAGTCCAGACTCCTAAACATTGAGTTGTTATTCGTGCCAGGAAATGTGACTGGGCACCGATACTCACACAGAAGATTAAGAGTACATACCAACACAGCCACCACTCCAGAtacctgggttcgaatctcaaccGGGCCCCCAGATGCTTTACAGACACAACTCTTTCTGCcactggtgaaaagaagcggttctGATAACACCGTTGTTTACATTACAGGCACCCAAGAAGGCTAAGAAGAAGGAAGCCGTGAGCTCCAACGTGTTCAGCATGTTCGAGCAGTCTCAGATCCAGGAGTTCAAAGAGgtagaaaatataataataatgaaaataataataataataataatgatgtttatTACTGACTGATATTAGTGGAATAAATATTTCTAATAAATGTTCTCACGATGACTTCAGGCTTTTACCATCATGGACCAGAACAGAGACGGATTCATCGACAAAAACGACCTGAGAGACACCTTCGCCGCTCTGGGTACGAGAGAAAAACAATCCGCCCGTTATTCCTGCAGAGCTTTACGACACTCAGCGATATTCTGTAAACGTTTCTGtagatttaactttattttattttcctgaTTTATTTTACAGGACGTCTGAACGTGGGGAACGACGAGCTGGATGAGATGCTGAAGGAAGCTGCCGGTCCCATCAACTTCACCATCTTCCTCAGCATGTTCGGAGAGAAGCTCAAAGGTAcgaaaaccaaacagaaccggTCATGGCATTAGTGCCCCCTAGATGGTGTAGCAGACAAAATCAGTccctagtctgctgggtgggaaaagacgtgaCTAAAAGGGGGCGGGGTCTTTGAGGCTTTGTAAGGACGCTGGTTAGTAGTCCGAGGCGCctgatcagcgcgtgactctccgtgtgcgaGACCGATCCACTGAAgtacggggggataagaaggggtcggtggagcgcACGCATCGGAGGGAGAGCGTATCAGgggaatataccctcctcgtacaccatcggggtctccagcagaggaagaggaacgggctacgactaaactgggagaaaatgcagaaataaaacagtataTAACATTCTTTTGTGGTTCTGTAGGAACGGATCCGGAGGAGAACATCCTGTCCGCCTTCAAGATTTTCGACCCAGAGGGAACGGGAATCATCAAAGGAGAGGAGTGAGTACTAGATCAGATAGGCCTGGTCTGTCATAGATAAGaacctgtccacagtcaagcatgcTTCACATGGGCGTGTACTTAGAGCTTATGGTGAAATAAGTTGGTCACCGGACAAAGACAAGCAGCCACCACTAGATGGTGCTGTTTACATGCCTGTTtactggctgtgcctgagggagggcagTAGTGCAGTACTGCTGTACAACTGTGTGCGGGTGCTGCATACTGAAAGGGGAAACGATGTGGTCCGAATTAGACAAGAGTCAAAGGGGTCACGGATGGTAGAATTGAGGGTTCGATTGGGAGAAAATGTTGTGATGTTGTTTCTCTTTCGTATTTTTCAGGATCAAGTACCATCTCATGTCGCAGGCGGATAAATTCACGGAGGCAGAGGTGAGAGATTTAGCGGGGCGGCTATACGGACGACGATCGGCTcagctggctgatcgatggcgctgcacagagacgggggataataaaGACAGCATAGGGGACTCGGATACGACTAATTTTGTGTGTTTCTGACTCTTGCAGGTAAATCAGATGTTCACGAACTTCCCTCTGGACGTGGCGGGAAACCTGGACTATAAGAATCTGTGCTACGTGATCACTCACGGCGAGGATAAAGAACAGGAGTGAAATCGTTCTGagtttttatgtgtgtttatttattgttggtcAATAAATTTGTTTTGTCAATTCCGttaactgtgtttattatttcgGCTCCACCACCAccgtgcttcacagtaggtacagtgtggtTTGGGTTTTTAGACTGACGCCTGGAGGAGTTTTGTGATGAAGAGACTTTAATACAAGTAGCAGGACGATGTTTGATGTTTGGTGAAGAACAGGTGAGGCATTCaaccccaacaacactgtacctccTGTAAAGCACGATGGTGGTGCATTGGGAAACTGGTgcaaaaacaaactccatcactttttAACCATTTACAATTTTAATGCTGTTTTCGGTTGAGCTTGTAGCCGCTGATGCGCcggtgctttcacatcatcatcacatgaaaatcttcttcctcttaaagcttctttcagcctccaaaaaggtggaaatcagatggagctaaatcaggactataagcgtctctcagtctcgagtgattactacagaacagaacagaacagaaccaaacagaacagaacaaaaccaaacagaacagaaccaaacagaacaaaaccaaacagaacaaaaccaaacagaacaaaaccaaacagaacaaaacagaacagaaccaaacagaacagaaccaaacagaaccaaaccaaacagaaccaaacagaacagaaccaaaccaaacagaacagaaccaaacagaacaaaacagaacagaacagaaccaaacagaacaaaaccaaacagaacagaaccaaacagaacagaaccaaacagaaaaaaatcaaacagaacagaaccaaacagaacagaaccaaacagaacagaaccaaacagaaaagaaccaaacagaacagaaccaaacagaacagaaccaaacagaacagaaccaaacagaacaaaaccaaacagaaaacagaacaaaaccaaacagaacagaaccaaacagaacagaacagaacaaaaccaaacagaacagaaccaaacagaacagaaccaaacagaacagaaccaaacagaacaaaaccaaacagaacagaaccaaacagaacaaaacaaaaccaaacagaacaaaaccaaacagaacagaaccaaacagaacagaaccaaacagaacagaaccaaacagaacagagtgattcctcctcctcctcctccctcaccgcttataaccacaatataaaagtgaggaaactttctgAAGATCCCTCGTGTATTACACAGAAATAAACAGGAAACAGAAACATTGAGGaggatttaatattttaatgacatttaaataataataataataataataataaaagcagtcGTGTGCTACTAAACCAGTGTACAATTACAAACACCAAACACTAAATGTCAGTTCCAGTGATGAATATTCTAAACATGATCATGAAAATCACACAAACAttctaataaaagtaaataaaagaatgaatttaACAGAAACGGGAACATAGACAGAAGATAAAGATCCTCCAGAAATCATCAACATGTTTCACATCTTTGAAAATAACAGAATTTAAAATGCATCGTTTTCACTAACAGGAtcgtaaatataaaattaagcGAGtagctgttaaaataaattctacATTTAAATCTGAACCACAACCAAGAAAAACATACAGCAGGTTCAGCAGAactaaagtaataaataaaaatctgccTGTGGATCTGCTAAGCTGGTTAGATGGGTTTATCGGTCCATAATGAGCAGTGCTCTCCAACCACCGGCTGtgtgtcatttattaccgggccgcacagaaagaattaataattaaagacgctacaagagcaatgagAACGCCGCTTCCATTTCCAGTGTTCGTAacacttcaggtgttattgtctcctgtcaccactaggtgggagcagcgtctcagtgcagtgaaaaagctcagggttccacTGCTTTTCCATCATGTGTAAGAAGTATTATTGTTCtatattaaatcctcccgcccccgccggtctgtgaaattctgtcttatatgaaaccggtccctGGTGGGCGCTGCTCTAGAGTACAGCAATATATCACGCTGAATTACACTTgtgcaaaaaagtttggacacgtcTGGCCGAAATCAGCGTTTCATTCATTTCAAGTGAGAACAAGTGAACACAAACTTGTTGTGCATGCACAGCGGTGGATGTACAGAGGAACATGCTAAACTCTCAGACATGAGAGTGGTTCACTagcgcagtggtccccaaccaccaggccgcagaccggtaccggtccgtgggccatttattaataattagacATCACTAGAAAAGTAGTTTTTACTGCTTTCATTatggtgttattgtctcctatcaccactaggtgggagcagcatctcacAGTATTGTTAAACCCTGCCGCCCCcgctggtccgtgaaattatatcttatatgaaattggtctgtggtgcaaaaaaaagaGCACTGCCCCAGTCCCCCCCACCCCGAGTGTTCACTGATTTCCACTAAACGAAACGCTGAATTTGAGCAGAGGTGTGAAAACGTTAGCATCAGACAGTACGAGGATTTTATTTCACTGCAGTTTCACATTATTGATGAATCCTCCGGTTACAGGAACAAAAACCTGATCGTTTATTTATTGATCTGTTATCATCTGGTCCGGATTCAGCGACTCACTGTCCCACtgattatctgtgtgtgtatgtgtgtgtgagtgtgtgtgtgtgtgttaactaGTGAACTTGATTACAGATGTGTGTTCAGTACACACTCTCTTCAGTGGTGGAGCTCCACAGCTCTCCTCCTCCTGCTCCTGTAGAAATAGAGGAGGAATAATTACAGCTCACGTCCACATAATAATGCACCAgatacagaggaacctcgacTTAACGGACTAAAGGGGGGAGCACTAAACAGTGAGGGGTTTTTTCAAGGGGGGGCAAaactatcactcatgtaaacaaagaGGCGAGGGCCGACTAGTGGACGATCATTCAACTACTGGTATCAATACGCTTCTAACAGTTATTTTAAACAATGGAACCGGACGTTCGCTTTTCCAGATTCCGTCTGTTAAATCAGAAAtccgttaaattgaggttcctCTGTACTTCTCTGTACCAACACTGTGAATTTtatacagtgaggtgttttaccTGAGCAGTGCTGGGTAGAACATCTTCCTTGATCAGTGTTGGTGGTTCATCAGTCGTTTCCTGCTGCTGAGACGGtgctgctcaaacacacaaacaatcatTCATCAGAATATCAGCTGGGTTTCACACTCAGGGATTAAAACTCATCATCAAAAGTCATTTTTAGTTCAGATCTTGGTCCCCAGTGCTGCTGGTTATGGTTTCAGTAATCGGGTCTGGGTTTGTTGGTGAGAAgttattattgctttattatcaAATACAGAAAACACACAAGCAAACTCACTAAAGTTAATAAAGTTATTTAATTGAAGATTATCAATAAGAAATATTAttgataatataatataataatatactggTGGGCTGAAgtgattcctcattactgctgtaATCATGGACTGACAGCATGACACTCACATAGCTTTgtaatcactgtgtgtgtgtgtgtgtgtgtgtgtgtgcaggttccGTACCCTCCATACACTCCTGACCCAGGGTGGGTGGCTGGGGATCGTCTGGCCGGTactggtgagtgtgtgagtgtgtgtgtgagtgtgtgtgtgagtgtgtagcgGGGCTGACGGGTTCGCTGCGTTGAGGGCTGGAGTTGGTACTGCTGTCCAACACGGCCGGCTTCAACTGGAAGGAATCTGACAGTGAACTCTGACTGCTGTTCTCatctacagacacacacacacacgtgggaTTAACGGTTTCTGTTACCTGGTTATACTAGTGTAATAAAGCTCACAGTGTAAACGCTAACGGAGGGTCAGGAAGGTACCTTGATAATCGAGGAGTCCAGGACAGGAGTTTTCTGATGTTTCCTCTGATGGGAAACTGTTTCTCTGAATCGCTGCAGCTCCAGGTACTTTACTCTTCTCTTTCtggtaaaaatatataatatataatataaatattttgtatttattgtattaatttctataaatgcatgtgtgttATGTGATTTTCAGtcctttattataataaatactgtttgtattgtattgttgtattgttattgtttatagttttttttgtaGTACAGTATATGGGAGGTGACCACACAACCTGCTGGACCACCCCAAATACTGTGCATTATAATATTTGTTATTGATAATCTGTAATTAAATGACTTTATGTGTATTTCCTGTATTTGATCATCAGATTTTGCTGAATGAATGAAGGTGAAGTGAATGATAAATACGGTGAGTTTCTGCTCTGTGTAGCTCTGACGTGCTGTACCTCTTTGGTGTCCACGACAGGAACCCATTTAAATATTCTTAAAGACGTATCTCCCACCGTCACCCACTTCTTCTCCctgaaataacattaaatttaatataaatgacCAGTAAGACCAGTAATGACCTACAGGTGAGCAAATTCATTCCTAAATAAATCACATACAGCCTTAAGTAGGCTAcaggtacatggaacagtggtctttttgcCAGTGAAAAAAAACCATACTAAAATTGTTTAACGTGTGGacgtcactgtccacagttgagcCAGCTTTATATCACCATTGGCTTGAAAGCTGCCATACAAGAAAGAAACTCCTGGTCCAAACTCAGCACCTTAAAGCTCGACTAAACTAGGTTCTTGATCACATTGAGAAAGATAAGAGGGATTTACGTGTTTATTTGGCCACAATAAGCAGAGGTTTGTTTGGATGACATGCAGAGGtattcaaacccaacaacatTGTACCTACTGTCAAGGATGTGGTGCATAATATATTAGAAGTATGCTCTATTGCATGATATATTCGAGGCTTGTATATTTTTGAACctgtacatttcagaaaacatgAAACTATTAAATTATAAACTTTTCATTTAATCACGAAAGACAGAAGCaaaaacagaatttaaaaaCTTCTATTAAATCCACGTCCTCTACAAGTGTCAACTTTTTATTGTCGTTGTT
Proteins encoded in this window:
- the bcl7ba gene encoding B-cell CLL/lymphoma 7 protein family member B-A isoform X2, which gives rise to MGSCRGHQRGTARQSYTEQKLTKEKSKVPGAAAIQRNSFPSEETSENSCPGLLDYQDENSSQSSLSDSFQLKPAVLDSSTNSSPQRSEPVSPATHSHTHSHTHSHTHQYRPDDPQPPTLGQECMEAPSQQQETTDEPPTLIKEDVLPSTAQEQEEESCGAPPLKRVCTEHTSVIKFTS
- the myl10 gene encoding myosin regulatory light chain 10 is translated as MAPKKAKKKEAVSSNVFSMFEQSQIQEFKEAFTIMDQNRDGFIDKNDLRDTFAALGRLNVGNDELDEMLKEAAGPINFTIFLSMFGEKLKGTDPEENILSAFKIFDPEGTGIIKGEEIKYHLMSQADKFTEAEVNQMFTNFPLDVAGNLDYKNLCYVITHGEDKEQE
- the bcl7ba gene encoding B-cell CLL/lymphoma 7 protein family member B-A isoform X1, whose amino-acid sequence is MSGRSVRAETRSRAKDDIKKVMAAIERVRRWEKKWVTVGDTSLRIFKWVPVVDTKEKEKSKVPGAAAIQRNSFPSEETSENSCPGLLDYQDENSSQSSLSDSFQLKPAVLDSSTNSSPQRSEPVSPATHSHTHSHTHSHTHQYRPDDPQPPTLGQECMEAPSQQQETTDEPPTLIKEDVLPSTAQEQEEESCGAPPLKRVCTEHTSVIKFTS